One Mesoplodon densirostris isolate mMesDen1 chromosome X, mMesDen1 primary haplotype, whole genome shotgun sequence genomic region harbors:
- the LOC132481668 gene encoding OTU domain-containing protein 6A-like, whose product MEDSQSEHQRMLRRHKREKAELQAHIQGMKSSVPKSDKKRRKQLLLDVARLEAEMEQKHQQELQKFQESFPDKSNLDSVTEDLGKLDLEDKPPHLSRAQRRRERKVALERERQERMAKAEMEHLASFRHDEEMKLDAILWARNLEMKDIPADGHCMYRAIQDQLVFSVTVESLRRRTAEYMRKHVEDFLPFYSDPETGDACSRDDFLSYCDDIVFSASCGGQLELRALSHVLQTPIEVIQANSPAVVYGEEYTKKPLTLVYRSYSMCGEHYNSVKPLDAGSVRCPACRLL is encoded by the coding sequence ATGGAAGATTCACAGAGTGAGCATCAGCGGATGTTACGACGCCACAAGCGCGAGAAGGCAGAGCTGCAGGCCCACATTCAGGGCATGAAGAGCTCGGTCCCCAAGAGcgacaagaagagaagaaagcagtTGCTCCTCGATGTGGCCCGCCTCGAGGCCGAGATGGAGCAGAAGCACCAGCAGGAGCTGCAGAAGTTCCAGGAGAGTTTCCCTGATAAGAGCAACCTCGATTCAGTCACTGAAGATCTGGGCAAGCTGGATCTCGAGGACAAGCCTCCTCACCTCTCGAGGGCACAGAGAAGGCGCGAAAGAAAGGTGGCCCTcgagagagaaaggcaggagagGATGGCCAAGGCTGAGATGGAGCATCTGGCCAGCTTCCGCCATGACGAGGAAATGAAGCTCGACGCCATCCTGTGGGCCAGGAATCTGGAGATGAAGGATATCCCGGCCGACGGCCACTGCATGTACCGCGCCATCCAAGACCAGCTGGTGTTCTCCGTGACCGTGGAGAGCCTGCGGAGGCGCACCGCCGAGTACATGCGGAAGCATGTCGAGGACTTCCTGCCCTTCTACAGCGACCCCGAAACCGGCGACGCCTGCAGCCGCGACGACTTCTTGAGCTACTGCGACGACATCGTGTTCAGCGCGTCGTGTGGAGGCCAGCTCGAGCTGAGGGCCCTGTCGCACGTCCTGCAGACCCCCATCGAGGTGATCCAGGCCAACTCGCCCGCCGTCGTCTACGGAGAGGAGTACACCAAGAAGCCGCTCACCCTGGTCTACAGGAGCTACTCCATGTGCGGGGAGCACTACAACTCGGTGAAGCCGCTCGACGCCGGCTCCGTCAGGTGCCCGGCCTGCCGTCTCTTGTAG
- the LOC132481669 gene encoding OTU domain-containing protein 6A-like: MEDSQSEHQRMLRRHKREKAELQAHIQGMKSSVPKSDKKRRKQLLLDVARLEAEMEQKHQQELQKFQESFPDNSNLDSVTEDLGKLDLEDKPPHLSRAQRRRERKVALERERQERMAKAEMEHLASFRHDEEMKLDAILWARNLEMKDIPADGHCMYRAIQDQLVFSVTVESLRRRTAEYMRKHVEDFLPFYSDPETGDACSRDDFLSYCDDIVFSASCGGQLELRALSHVLQTPIEVIQANSPAVVYGEEYTKKPLTLVYRSYSMCGEHYNSVKPLDAGSVRCPACRLL; the protein is encoded by the coding sequence ATGGAAGATTCACAGAGTGAGCATCAGCGGATGTTACGACGCCACAAGCGCGAGAAGGCAGAGCTGCAGGCCCACATTCAGGGCATGAAGAGCTCGGTCCCCAAGAGcgacaagaagagaagaaagcagtTGCTCCTCGATGTGGCCCGCCTCGAGGCCGAGATGGAGCAGAAGCACCAGCAGGAGCTGCAGAAGTTCCAGGAGAGTTTCCCTGATAACAGCAACCTCGATTCAGTCACTGAAGATCTGGGCAAGCTGGATCTCGAGGACAAGCCTCCTCACCTCTCGAGGGCACAGAGAAGGCGCGAAAGAAAGGTGGCCCTcgagagagaaaggcaggagagGATGGCCAAGGCTGAGATGGAGCATCTGGCCAGCTTCCGCCATGACGAGGAAATGAAGCTCGACGCCATCCTGTGGGCCAGGAATCTGGAGATGAAGGATATCCCGGCCGACGGCCACTGCATGTACCGCGCCATCCAAGACCAGCTGGTGTTCTCCGTGACCGTGGAGAGCCTGCGGAGGCGCACCGCCGAGTACATGCGGAAGCATGTCGAGGACTTCCTGCCCTTCTACAGCGACCCCGAAACCGGCGACGCCTGCAGCCGCGACGACTTCTTGAGCTACTGCGACGACATCGTGTTCAGCGCGTCGTGTGGAGGCCAGCTCGAGCTGAGGGCCCTGTCGCACGTCCTGCAGACCCCCATCGAGGTGATCCAGGCCAACTCGCCCGCCGTCGTCTACGGAGAGGAGTACACCAAGAAGCCGCTCACCCTGGTCTACAGGAGCTACTCCATGTGCGGGGAGCACTACAACTCGGTGAAGCCGCTCGACGCCGGCTCCGTCAGGTGCCCGGCCTGCCGTCTCTTGTAG